The genome window ATCGGGCTTGGCAAAAACGGATGGCTTGTTCGTCGCGGTCGATCGCCACCACTGTAACATCTGGCGCCGCCGCTAAAATCAAACTCGTGTGTCCGCCGCCCCCAAGCGTCGCGTCCAAATAGTGCCCGCCTGCACGCACAGCCAAACCCGCAATTAATTCTTGACCCAAAACTGGAACGTGATAGGTGTCAATACTGACATCCGATCCAGAGGTATCCTTCTCACAGAGCCCGATATCCTTCATAATCTATAAAGCGAAACAAAAATCAACAATAGTCAGTAATCATTAATTCATTTAATTATGTCAAGAATTGAGACTAGAACCGAACCGATGGTGCTCAACATGGGGCCGCACCACCCTTCAATGCACGGGGTACTCCGGTTAATTGTCACCCTAGACGGGGAAGATGTGGTGGACTGCGAGCCTGTTTTGGGCTATCTGCACCGGGGGATGGAAAAAATTGCCGAAAACCGCACCAACGTGATGTACGTGCCCTACGTGAGCCGCTGGGACTACGCTGCGGGGATGTTTAACGAAGCGGTGACAGTGAATGCACCGGAAAAGTTGGCAAATATTGCTGTCCCGAAACGGGCTAGTTATATTCGGGTAATTATGCTGGAGTTGAACCGGATTGCTAACCACTTGATGTGGGTAGGGCCGTTTTTGGCGGACGTGGGGGCGCAAACTCCTTTTTTCTATACTATGCGCGATCGCGAACCAATTCTCGACTTGTGGGAAGCAGCGACCGGTTATCGCATGGTGAACAATAACTATTTCCGCATCGGCGGAGTTGCGGCCGATTTGCCCTACGGTTGGGTAGATAAGTGCCAAGATTTCTGCGATTACTTCCTGCCCAAAATTGACGAGTACGAACGTTTAATTACCAACAACCCAATCTTCCGCCGCCGGATTGAAGGGCTGGGTACTATTTCTCGTGAAGAAGCGATTAACTGGGGACTTTCCGGCCCCATGTTGCGCGGTTCCGGCGTGAAGTGGGATTTGCGGAAGGTTGACCGTTACGAATGCTACGACGACTTCGACTGGGAAGTTTGTACCGAAGCGGCTGGCGATTGTTTAGCCCGGTATTTAGTACGGATTCGGGAGATGCGCGAGTCGGTTAAGATTATCTATCAAGCCTTGAAAGGACTCCCCGGCGGCCCTTACGAGAATTTGGAAGCGAAGCGACTCGAAAGCGGGCCAAAATCTGAGTGGAACGGTTTTGAGTATCAGTTTATTGGCAAAAAAGTAGCGCCGACCTTTAAGATTCCCAAGGGCGAACATTACGTCCGCGTTGAAAGCGGCAAGGGTGAGTTGGGGATTTATATTATCGGCGATGATAGTGTGTTTCCTTGGCGCTGGAAGATTCGGGCTGCGGATTTTAATAATTTGCAGATTTTGCCTCACATAGTGCGCGGCGTGAAAATTGCGGATTTGGTAGCAATTTTGGGGAGTATCGACATTATTATGGGCTCGGTTGACAGGTAGGTTTGGTCGGTTTTTATCTGAGAAATTAACCCGGTTTTTTTTGGGAACCGGGTTGATTTTTTTTGAACCGCAGATGAACGCGGATGGATATCGATTAATATTGCTATTAACGTCGCTAAAATGTACCTGATTTCTCTCTTCTCTCTTCCTCTGTGCCCTCTGCGCCCTCTGCGGTTAATAAAAAAAATCTCTCCTTCACAAATCAAATAACATCAACTTTGATTCAATAAATTATGAAAATTCAGCAATCAGATATCAATGACAGCAACCCCGAACTCTGCGCTTTAATCTGCGAAAGAATTGCCGCCAGCCCGCCGCAGCGTATTACTTTTGCTGAATATATGGATTTGGCATTATATCATCCGCAGCACGGATATTATAATAGCGATCGCCAGTCGATCGGCAAACAAGGCGATTTTATCACGTCGTCTCATTGGGGCGCTGATTTTGCCGAGGTTTTGGCGGATCAGTTTGTAGAAATGTGGGAATTTCTCGATCGCCCTCATCCTTTTACTGTCGTAGAAATGGGTGCTGGGCGGGGAAATTTTGCCGAAAATGTGCTGCAATATCTGCAACGGCAACATCCCGATTTATTTCATATTTTAGAATACATTATTATTGAACTTTCCCCTGGACTCCAAGCAGAACAGCGGCAAAGGTTAGCCGATATCAAGTGTGTCAAATGGTCTAATTGGGATGAGATAGTTAATAACTCACTTGTCGGT of Oscillatoria nigro-viridis PCC 7112 contains these proteins:
- a CDS encoding NAD(P)H-quinone oxidoreductase subunit H; its protein translation is MSRIETRTEPMVLNMGPHHPSMHGVLRLIVTLDGEDVVDCEPVLGYLHRGMEKIAENRTNVMYVPYVSRWDYAAGMFNEAVTVNAPEKLANIAVPKRASYIRVIMLELNRIANHLMWVGPFLADVGAQTPFFYTMRDREPILDLWEAATGYRMVNNNYFRIGGVAADLPYGWVDKCQDFCDYFLPKIDEYERLITNNPIFRRRIEGLGTISREEAINWGLSGPMLRGSGVKWDLRKVDRYECYDDFDWEVCTEAAGDCLARYLVRIREMRESVKIIYQALKGLPGGPYENLEAKRLESGPKSEWNGFEYQFIGKKVAPTFKIPKGEHYVRVESGKGELGIYIIGDDSVFPWRWKIRAADFNNLQILPHIVRGVKIADLVAILGSIDIIMGSVDR